A part of Candidatus Binatia bacterium genomic DNA contains:
- a CDS encoding adenylate/guanylate cyclase domain-containing protein, translated as MSCPSCGRDTGSGKFCQWCGAALARFCGQCRAAVAPGARFCSECGARVADGRAASPSSGADGDGERRQLTVLFCDLVGSTEIAGRLDPEEWQEVVRAYQEATRAVIEQHEGHVAQYLGDGVVVYFGYPQAHEDDAERAVRAGLGIVDALDELNGRLGADRRLAVRVGIHTGPVVVGRVGDATRRETLALGDTTNVAARLQDAAAPGTVVMSATTQRLVPGRFVVEELGPQTLKGVALPVRAFRVLEATGARGRLATSAGLVPFIGRELELAILNDRWRRACESGGQAVVLLGEPGIGKSRLVAEFRRRLDGTPHLWLDCAAAQFTKGTAFRPIIDLATRALGFSPNDTPEEQLDKLQTALAAAAVRDRDALPLIAGLLSIPILPEGFEAMRMSPSRQHHRTIEVLCQWLLGVAQRTPVVICFEDLHWADPSSLDVLGQLVFQCPTAKLLLVATARPEFTLPWPPRSHVTPVTVPPLDDPEVRALLKGVTTLPLPQPLLDRIVASTDGVPLFAEEVGRMVLESGMLVESDGRWDLGQPLDTLDIPMTLRDSLMARLDRLDSAKRVAQLASVLGRTFTFRLLATVAEIDDAALASELARLVDADLLFQRGEPPEATYTFKHALIQEAAYGSLLIRRRRELHSRVARVLTHELQDDKDALPEIIARHHEAAGEIELAVAAYRVAADVAAKHSGFKESLDQVQHAIDLLGKLRDSEQRRSQELDLQMTLGAAIITLYGYADPRVETVYERARVLAEVLGDERRLAEALVGVAIFFLNEGRIARGGELSRRALELAESLDDDELRILALVHLAIAQIFTGDFAACFESSERAWRLYDSDRHHAAAYRIGTDMGVVAACFGACALWHLGRPNASLERVREAMALAERHGRPFDRAYALYFLGLVHWGRGQYDKMTEYGLALMAIGEEQGFDLWVALGRAQSLAGRILQSRDASLIPELLSAAATAGSNGRRGNMPQAASMIAHAILCAGGHEQAAALLAVARDVADKTGQQYWSSEIERLEAEVLRASGGPPATIEAKFRKALALAEQQGSVGTALRAATSLAGFLRSRGEDATEALAVLRDLRSRIDGGEDTLDVQQADALLAQSAANPSIG; from the coding sequence ATGAGCTGCCCGTCCTGCGGTCGCGACACCGGAAGCGGAAAGTTCTGCCAGTGGTGCGGTGCCGCCCTCGCCCGCTTCTGCGGGCAGTGTCGCGCCGCGGTGGCGCCCGGTGCGCGGTTCTGCTCGGAGTGCGGCGCGCGCGTCGCGGACGGCCGCGCCGCGTCGCCGTCGAGCGGTGCCGACGGCGACGGCGAGCGCCGCCAGCTCACGGTCCTGTTCTGCGATCTCGTCGGCTCGACGGAGATCGCCGGGCGCCTCGATCCCGAAGAATGGCAGGAGGTGGTGCGCGCCTACCAGGAGGCGACGCGGGCCGTGATCGAGCAGCACGAGGGCCACGTCGCGCAGTACCTCGGGGACGGCGTCGTCGTGTACTTCGGCTACCCGCAAGCGCACGAGGACGACGCCGAGCGCGCGGTTCGCGCGGGGCTCGGGATCGTCGACGCGCTCGACGAGCTCAACGGACGGCTCGGCGCCGATCGCCGGCTGGCGGTGCGCGTCGGCATCCACACCGGGCCCGTCGTCGTGGGACGGGTCGGCGACGCGACCCGGCGCGAGACGCTCGCGCTCGGCGACACGACCAACGTCGCCGCGCGGCTTCAGGACGCGGCCGCGCCCGGCACCGTGGTCATGAGCGCGACCACGCAGCGTCTCGTTCCGGGCCGCTTCGTCGTCGAGGAGCTCGGCCCGCAGACCTTGAAGGGCGTCGCGCTTCCGGTGCGGGCCTTCCGGGTTCTCGAAGCGACGGGAGCGCGAGGCCGCCTCGCGACCTCCGCGGGTCTCGTGCCGTTCATCGGTCGGGAGCTCGAGCTCGCCATCCTGAACGATCGCTGGCGTCGCGCGTGCGAGAGCGGCGGGCAGGCGGTCGTGCTCCTCGGCGAGCCCGGCATCGGGAAGTCGCGCCTCGTCGCCGAGTTCCGCCGCCGCCTCGACGGCACGCCGCACCTGTGGCTCGATTGCGCGGCCGCGCAGTTCACGAAGGGGACGGCCTTCCGGCCGATCATCGACCTCGCGACGCGCGCGCTCGGCTTCTCACCCAACGACACGCCGGAGGAGCAGCTCGACAAGCTGCAGACGGCGCTCGCCGCGGCCGCCGTCCGCGACCGCGACGCGCTGCCGCTGATCGCCGGGCTGCTTTCGATCCCCATCCTCCCGGAGGGGTTCGAGGCGATGCGCATGAGCCCGTCGCGGCAACACCACCGCACGATCGAGGTGCTGTGCCAGTGGCTCCTCGGCGTCGCGCAGCGCACGCCGGTCGTGATCTGCTTCGAGGACCTGCACTGGGCCGATCCCTCCTCGCTCGACGTCCTGGGACAGCTCGTCTTCCAGTGTCCGACGGCGAAGCTGCTGCTGGTCGCGACCGCGCGTCCCGAGTTCACGTTGCCGTGGCCGCCGCGCTCGCACGTCACGCCGGTGACCGTTCCGCCGCTCGACGACCCCGAGGTCCGCGCGCTGCTGAAGGGCGTCACGACGCTGCCGCTGCCGCAGCCGCTTCTCGACCGCATCGTCGCCAGCACCGACGGCGTCCCGCTCTTCGCCGAAGAGGTCGGGCGCATGGTCCTCGAATCCGGGATGCTCGTCGAGAGCGACGGTCGCTGGGACCTCGGCCAGCCGCTCGACACGCTCGACATCCCGATGACGCTGCGCGACTCGCTGATGGCGCGGCTCGATCGGCTCGACTCCGCCAAGCGCGTCGCCCAGCTCGCCTCCGTGCTGGGGCGCACGTTCACCTTCCGGCTGCTCGCCACGGTGGCGGAGATCGACGACGCGGCGCTCGCGAGCGAGCTCGCGCGTCTGGTCGACGCCGATCTGCTGTTCCAGCGCGGCGAGCCTCCGGAGGCGACCTACACGTTCAAGCACGCCCTGATTCAGGAAGCGGCGTACGGCTCGCTGCTCATCCGACGTCGCCGCGAGCTGCACTCGCGGGTCGCGCGCGTCCTCACGCACGAGCTGCAGGACGACAAGGACGCGCTGCCCGAGATCATCGCCCGTCACCACGAGGCGGCGGGAGAGATCGAGCTCGCGGTCGCGGCCTACCGCGTCGCGGCCGACGTGGCGGCGAAGCACTCGGGCTTCAAGGAAAGCCTCGACCAGGTGCAGCACGCGATCGACCTGCTCGGCAAGCTCCGCGACAGCGAGCAGCGCCGCAGCCAGGAGCTCGATCTGCAGATGACGCTCGGCGCGGCGATCATCACGCTGTACGGCTACGCCGATCCGCGCGTCGAGACCGTGTACGAGCGCGCGCGCGTGCTCGCGGAGGTGCTCGGCGACGAGCGCCGTCTCGCGGAAGCGCTCGTCGGGGTGGCGATCTTCTTCCTCAACGAAGGCCGGATCGCCCGGGGCGGCGAGCTCTCGCGCCGCGCGCTCGAGCTCGCCGAGTCGCTCGACGACGACGAGCTGCGCATCCTGGCGCTCGTCCACCTCGCGATCGCGCAGATCTTCACCGGCGACTTCGCGGCGTGCTTCGAGAGCTCCGAACGCGCCTGGCGGCTCTACGATTCCGACCGCCACCACGCCGCCGCGTACCGGATCGGCACCGACATGGGCGTGGTCGCGGCGTGCTTCGGCGCGTGCGCCCTCTGGCACCTCGGCCGCCCGAACGCGTCGCTCGAGCGCGTGCGCGAGGCGATGGCGCTCGCGGAGCGCCACGGCCGCCCGTTCGACCGCGCCTACGCGCTCTACTTCCTCGGCCTGGTCCACTGGGGACGCGGCCAGTACGACAAGATGACGGAGTACGGGCTCGCCCTGATGGCGATCGGCGAGGAGCAAGGATTCGATCTGTGGGTGGCGCTCGGACGCGCGCAATCGCTCGCCGGCCGCATCCTGCAGAGCCGCGACGCGTCGCTGATTCCCGAGCTGCTCAGCGCAGCGGCGACCGCCGGGTCGAACGGCCGGCGCGGCAACATGCCGCAGGCCGCGTCGATGATCGCGCACGCCATCCTGTGCGCGGGCGGCCACGAGCAGGCTGCGGCGCTGCTCGCCGTCGCGCGCGACGTCGCCGACAAGACCGGCCAGCAGTACTGGTCCAGCGAGATCGAGCGCCTCGAGGCCGAGGTGCTGCGCGCGAGCGGCGGGCCGCCGGCCACGATCGAGGCGAAGTTCCGCAAGGCGCTGGCGCTCGCCGAGCAGCAGGGCTCGGTCGGAACGGCGCTGCGCGCGGCGACGTCGCTGGCGGGCTTCCTGCGCAGCCGCGGCGAGGACGCGACGGAGGCGCTCGCCGTGCTCCGCGACCTGCGATCACGGATCGACGGCGGCGAGGACACGCTCGACGTGCAGCAGGCCGATGCGCTTCTCGCTCAGTCGGCGGCGAATCCGAGCATCGGATAA